The genomic window TCCCTATTTTGAAGTGAAAGTTCTTCAGACAGGAGAACAATTCACAGAATGTATTCAAGAAGAAACACATCAAAGACTGATGATAAAAAATGAATTTTTGTATCAAAAAAATGGTAAAACATTTTGCTTAGATGATTATACAGATTATATGATTTCTGCTAAAGCAGGTGAATATGTGAAGCTTTTAGGAATTTATGGTGAATATGCATATGTGATTTATCAAAATCAAGTTGGTTGGATAAAATATGAATATTTAAAAGCATTATAGCCATACTATAAATGGTGATGAAAATGAATGAAGAGACATGTATAGAAGAATTATTAAATGGATTAAATATGGGTATGATTGCGATTGATCATCTTATGGATAAGATAGAAGATGTAAAATTAAGAGATATCGTTATCCATCAGAGAAAACATTATGGCGATTTAAAAGAAAAGGTTGTTGATACTTATCCCCATGCTGAAGATGAAGTTAAAAATAAATTTATGCTAGAATCAATGATTGAAATGAAAACTTTACTGACTGATGATGCAAAAATTGCCAAAATGTTAACAGAAGGAAGCAATCAAGCAATTATGACCATGACACATCTTTTAAATAAAGAAATACAAATTGATCAGACATTGAAAAGCTATTGTGATGATTTTGAAGATATTTCAAAAAAATATATTGAAGAATTGAAAGAGTTTTTATAATCAAAAAACGAGTGTCAACTCGTTTTTTTGCATTCATTAATAATATATTGTTATCGGGGGTTGTAAAAAATAGTCAATGAAGTACAATGATAATATGAATATTGACTGAGTGGGTCAGATGGGGTGGATTATGAATGAGAAATTCTTAGAATTACCTAAAGAAAAGCAATTAAAGATTATTAATGCTGGGATGGAATATTTTGGCAAGTATGGTTATAAGAATGCAAAAACTGATGATATTGCCACAAAAGCAGGAATTTCTAAAGGTTTATTGTTTTATTATTTTAAAAATAAAAAAAGTTTTTTCTTATATTTGTATCATTTTTGTGAAGATGTTTTGGTTGATTATATCAATAATCAGAAGTTACAGGAAATGACTGATTTTTTTGATATTATTGATTATGGAGCAATTCAAAAAATAGAAATGATAACAAAGTATCCTTATATGTTAAGTTATATTATGAAAGCTTTTTATTCTCAAAAAGAAGATGTCAGTGGTGATTTAAATGATTTAATACAACAAACAATGACTCAATCTTATGATCAATATTTTCAGAATATTGATATGAGTAAGTTCAAGGAAGATATTGATTTAAAAGAAATCTATCAAATGCTTGTTTGGATGATGGAAGGTTATCTTTTAGAAAAACAGCGTTATGGTGCTGAATTAGATATAGATGAAATGATGAAAGAATTTGAAAGATGGAAAATGATATTTAAGAAACTGTGTTATAGGGAGGAATATTTATGAGTGTTATAGAAATTAATCATATCACAAAAGATTATGGGAATCATAAAGGGGTTTTTGATGTTTCTTTTGAGGTGGAAAAAGGGGAAGTTCTGGGATTCTTAGGACCAAATGGAAGTGGTAAGACAACAACAATTCGACAACTTATGGGTTTTATGAAACCCGATCAAGGTGAAGTGAATATTTTAGGCATGAATTGTTTTGAAGATGCTAAGCAAGTTCAGTCTCAATTAGGATATCTTCCTGGAGAAATTGCTTTTATGGAGGATATGACAGGTCTAGAGTTTATTCGTTTTATGGGTCAAATGAAAAATATGAAGAATATGGATAAGGCAGATGAACTGATTCGTTTTTTAGAATTAGATGCACGTGGAAAAATGAAACGTATGTCTAAAGGAATGAAACAAAAAATAGGAATTGTGATTGCTTTTATGCAGGATACTCCAATTCTAATACTAGATGAACCCACTAGTGGACTAGATCCTTTGATGCAAAATAAATTCATTGATTTAATCCGAAAAGCAAAACAAGAAGGAAAAACGATTTTAATGTCTTCGCATATTTTTGAGGAAGTTGAAAACACATGTGATCGTGTTGTAATGATAAAAGAGGGACAGATTGTTGCGACTGAGACGATGGAAAACTTAAGGAAAAATCGTATGAAACATTATGAAATTCATTTTTATGATGAAATGGAAGCCCAAGATTTTATAACAAGATATCCACAAGCTCATAAAAATATGAAGGTTGTGAGTTTAATGCTGAAAGGACATACAAATCAGTTATTACAGGATTTAAGTCAATATGATATTGATGATTTTAATGCAAGACCTCAATCATTAGAAGAATTGTTTTTACATTATTATGGAGGTGCAAAATAATGTCTATTGTTTTATTTAAAAGAGAGTGGAAATCAAATTATAAAATTATTTTCATATTTATTGCTATTTTAACACTTTATGAATCATTAATAGTTGCTATGTATGATCCAAAATTAGGAGAAAGTCTTAATATGATGGCTGAAACAATGCCACAGTTATTTGCTGCATTTGGTATGACTGATCCAGGCTTAACATTATTAGATTTTATTACAAATTATCTGTATGGATTTATTTTAACAATAATTCCTTTGATTTATACAATGATTATGTGTCATCGTTTAATGGCGAGATATATTGATAAAGGGTCAATGGCATATCTTTTAGCAACGCCTCATACGCGTACACAAATTATGTTTACACAATTGTTCGTTTTACTAAGTGGAGTGTTCTTATTGCTTATTTATTCAATCATTTTAATTCTCGGTTGTAGTATGATGATGTTCACTGATTCAATTGAGATGAATAAATTTCTGATCATGAATGTTGGTTTAGTAGGTATTCATACATTATTTGCATGTATCTGCTATTTAACAGCATGTACATTTAATGAAACAAAATTATCAATTGGGATTGGTGCTGGAATAGGCATTGCTTCTATTTTGATTCAAATGTTATCACAAGTCAGTGATAAAATAGATTTTTTGAAATATATAACACCATTAACTTTATTTGATCCTAAAGGATTACAGGCTTATGACCAACAAGCTCTAATCAATACAGGAATATTATTTGTACTAGCAATACTTTGTATCTTGGCTACACAAATCATATTTAAAAAGCGCGATTTACCATTATAAAAAGTCAGGAATTTTCCTGACTTTTGACTTATATAGGAAGTACAATTCCTAACTGTTTAAGATCTAAATAAGCGGCTCTTAAATCATCGGTTAATATATTTTCTACCTTTTTGGCAAATTGTGAAAAATTTTGCTGATTTAAATATATAAGTAACTCATCCGTATCCTTAATTGATAATAAACGTTCATTATCACTTTTATGAAGTGGATATCCCCAAAGAAACTGTTGAAATAAATGTGAATAGATAGTATGAATAGATTGATAAGGAGAATAGTGCATAATATATTCAATTGTAGCATAAGCACTTAACTCGCAATGATTATTCTTTTTTAGCTGTACTAATAATGAAACAAATTGATTCATTTGTTCATCAGGTAAATGCTTGAAAGTCACTTTTATGATATTTTGACATGTTAAAGTACAAATATATAAACTTTGAACAAAATCAGAGAGTCGATGATGAATGATATGTTGTGTAAAATCACAATGATCACTAGACTCACTATGAGAGAGAATAAGCGTTCCGACACCATTGATAGATTGAACAGCTCCAAGTTTATTCAGAAGTGTAATTGTTCTACGAATAGTGCTAAGAGAAACTTTTTTTTCTTTAGATAATTCAGCCAGCGATGGTAAATAAGTTCCTTCTAAATAATATCCTTTTTGTATATCTTGAATTAATTCTAATCCTACAGAATAACATTTTTGTTCATTCTTTTTATAAATATTCCATGTAAAATAATGACTTTGATCTAATTGTATTTGAATTTTATGTTCATAAAATTCACTAATAGATAAATACATCCAATCATAGGATTGATCAATAATACTTTGTAGCTTATCCCATTGCTTTTGACGACTCAAATGAATCGTTTCAATAAGCAATAATCCTTTTTCTTCTAAAAGCGGAATATCTTTCAAGATATCTAAAAAAGGTATTTGAAAGAATAAAAAGATTTGCCAAATCAGTCTTACCATTACATCACTTTCTAATAATTGATAAAGTTCAAGAAAGAATTGAATGGCTCGATAAGATATTTTGATGTTTCTATTTTTAATCAATAATTCTAATTCATCGAGTAATTGAGGAGAGGCTTTTTTTAAACTCATCAATTGTGCGTGATTAAAGAGATATTTCATAGATTGACTTAAATCTAAAAGAGCATCTTTTCTGGCTGCAAAAAAGACTTGAATATGATGATCAACTTCTTCCTGCGTGTAATTCACAATAACATGTGAACCTACATTTTTAGAGATAGTAATATATTGTTCTTTTTTTAATTTATTATATGCTGCTCGAACAGTTTCAACAGATACATGAAGATATTGGCTCATCTCTTTGATAAATGGTAATTTATCATGATAATGATAGACACCTAGTTCTATTTGCGTTAATAACATTTGATAAATCATATTTTGTAAATCATTGTCTTTTTTCAATCTTCTTCATCCTCACTTGTTGTAGCTTTTATATTTATTTTAGCATGTTATTGGATGAACATCTAGAAAAGCTTAATAGATTTTGGAGAAAAGAAAAGTGATTGTTCTTTTTTTTATGTATGTTATAATAAATCTGTATATGAACAAGGTACTTAATTTATGATGGAGGCTTTAAGAATGAATAATGTATTACAACAAAATAATATTTCTCAATTTAATGGTGAAGATATTGGTATTGCGATGAGTCAGCACCGATTAGATGAGATGTTGACAATGATTGGAGGAAACTCACTTTTTTATCAGTTGTTTCCTTTTGCAAGCGAATCTGATAATAATCTTAAAACATTATTAGCATCTTCACCGCAAGCGTTTGAAACATTAAAAAATACTTTTCTTAAGGTATCTCAAAAAGCAACTTGTGATATTTGTCTATTGTCAGATGAAAATGTTCATCTTAGAGTGACTGGAAATATTGAAGGAGATATCCTTTATTTGACTTATTTAGATATTTCCGATTTTGTGATTGAAAATAAGAATTTATTGAGTCAAAAGAGTCAACAGATACATCATTTTGAATGGATGTTATCAGAGTATCCAAATAATGTTTATGTCAGTGATATGGACAACTATGAATTATTGTATCTTAATGAAAATTCTTGTAATACATTACAGGATCGATTCGAGAATCTGGTTGGTAGAAAATGCTATGAGGTTATTCAGGGAAGAACATCACCATGTCCTTTCTGTACAAATAAGTATTTAAAAGATAATGAAACTTATGAATGGGAATTTTATAATCC from Candidatus Stoquefichus sp. SB1 includes these protein-coding regions:
- a CDS encoding ABC transporter permease subunit translates to MSIVLFKREWKSNYKIIFIFIAILTLYESLIVAMYDPKLGESLNMMAETMPQLFAAFGMTDPGLTLLDFITNYLYGFILTIIPLIYTMIMCHRLMARYIDKGSMAYLLATPHTRTQIMFTQLFVLLSGVFLLLIYSIILILGCSMMMFTDSIEMNKFLIMNVGLVGIHTLFACICYLTACTFNETKLSIGIGAGIGIASILIQMLSQVSDKIDFLKYITPLTLFDPKGLQAYDQQALINTGILFVLAILCILATQIIFKKRDLPL
- a CDS encoding GntR family transcriptional regulator; this encodes MKKDNDLQNMIYQMLLTQIELGVYHYHDKLPFIKEMSQYLHVSVETVRAAYNKLKKEQYITISKNVGSHVIVNYTQEEVDHHIQVFFAARKDALLDLSQSMKYLFNHAQLMSLKKASPQLLDELELLIKNRNIKISYRAIQFFLELYQLLESDVMVRLIWQIFLFFQIPFLDILKDIPLLEEKGLLLIETIHLSRQKQWDKLQSIIDQSYDWMYLSISEFYEHKIQIQLDQSHYFTWNIYKKNEQKCYSVGLELIQDIQKGYYLEGTYLPSLAELSKEKKVSLSTIRRTITLLNKLGAVQSINGVGTLILSHSESSDHCDFTQHIIHHRLSDFVQSLYICTLTCQNIIKVTFKHLPDEQMNQFVSLLVQLKKNNHCELSAYATIEYIMHYSPYQSIHTIYSHLFQQFLWGYPLHKSDNERLLSIKDTDELLIYLNQQNFSQFAKKVENILTDDLRAAYLDLKQLGIVLPI
- a CDS encoding ABC transporter ATP-binding protein, producing MSVIEINHITKDYGNHKGVFDVSFEVEKGEVLGFLGPNGSGKTTTIRQLMGFMKPDQGEVNILGMNCFEDAKQVQSQLGYLPGEIAFMEDMTGLEFIRFMGQMKNMKNMDKADELIRFLELDARGKMKRMSKGMKQKIGIVIAFMQDTPILILDEPTSGLDPLMQNKFIDLIRKAKQEGKTILMSSHIFEEVENTCDRVVMIKEGQIVATETMENLRKNRMKHYEIHFYDEMEAQDFITRYPQAHKNMKVVSLMLKGHTNQLLQDLSQYDIDDFNARPQSLEELFLHYYGGAK
- a CDS encoding TetR/AcrR family transcriptional regulator, with amino-acid sequence MNEKFLELPKEKQLKIINAGMEYFGKYGYKNAKTDDIATKAGISKGLLFYYFKNKKSFFLYLYHFCEDVLVDYINNQKLQEMTDFFDIIDYGAIQKIEMITKYPYMLSYIMKAFYSQKEDVSGDLNDLIQQTMTQSYDQYFQNIDMSKFKEDIDLKEIYQMLVWMMEGYLLEKQRYGAELDIDEMMKEFERWKMIFKKLCYREEYL